A portion of the Paenibacillus marchantiae genome contains these proteins:
- a CDS encoding discoidin domain-containing protein, which yields MRNKYIMWSLVLTMLISNVFLTVGFPSPVSAAERPDLAQGKQVTASGYNQTYSPTNVIDSNQATYWESTNSAFPQWIQVDLGTSTNIDQIVLKIPTVWEKRTQTITVQGSTNGSSFTDIVGSADYVFNPTVGENSVTIDFPAVETRYVRLSVTGNSEWPAAQLSTFEIYGPASEGPTLPGPDPVDPPIIPTEGSNIAIGKSITASSSTLSFVAANANDNNINSYWEGGSNPSSLTLDLGSNHKITSIVLKLNPDPVWSTRTQTIQVLGHNQDTTTFSNLVSAQSYTFNPASGNTVTIPVTATVKRLQLNITTNSGAPAGQIAEFQVIGTPAPNPDLTITGMSWSPSSPVENNAITLNAIVKNIGSAASPASSVNFYLNNELAGSSPVAALQAGASTTVSLNAGNKAAASYTLSAKVDENNQIIEENEGNNNYTHASSLVVAPITSSDLVGTVSWSPGTPTANSTVTFTVNLKNQGNMASAGGAHGVTVVLKNAAGATLQTYSGSYTGTLAPGASVNVNVGTWTAVTGNYNVTTTVAVDNNEAPVKQTNNVVTTGLNVYSARGASMPYTRYDTDDATRGGSATLKSAPTFDQALTASEASGQRYIALPSNGSYAQWTVRQGEGGAGVTMRFTMPDSTDGMGLNGALDVYVNGTKAKTVPLTSYYNWQYFSSDHPGDTPSAGRPLFRFDEVHWKLDTPLKAGDTIRIQKNNGDNLEYGVDFLEIEPVQAVIPRPANSVSVTDFGAIANDGKDDLAAFEAAVQSAVSTGKTLYIPEGTFHLGNMWKIGTPTNMINNLTIVGAGIWHTNIQFTNPNAASGGISFRVQGKLDFSNIYMNSMLRSRYNENAVYKGFMDNFGKNSKVSNVWVEHFECGFWVGDYAHTPAIIADGLVIENSRIRNNLADGVNFAQGTSNSTVRNSSVRNNGDDGLAVWTSNVNGAPAGVNNTFSFNTIENNWRAAGIAFFGGSGHKATNNLIVDTVGGSAIRMNTVFPGYHFQDNTGILFSDTTIINSGTSKDLYNGERGAIDLEASNDSIKNVTFTNIDILNTQRSAVQFGYGGGFQNIVFNNININGTGLDGIETSRFTTPHKGAAIYTYTGNGSATFNNLTTSNIANPNVNQIQNGFNLIIQ from the coding sequence TTGCGCAACAAGTACATTATGTGGTCACTCGTATTAACGATGCTGATCTCGAACGTATTCCTGACTGTCGGATTTCCATCTCCTGTATCAGCAGCCGAAAGACCGGACCTGGCACAGGGCAAACAGGTTACCGCGAGCGGGTACAACCAAACATACAGCCCGACCAATGTGATTGACAGTAACCAAGCAACCTATTGGGAAAGTACGAATAGCGCGTTCCCCCAATGGATTCAAGTGGATCTTGGCACCAGCACCAACATTGACCAAATCGTATTGAAGATTCCGACAGTGTGGGAAAAGAGAACCCAAACGATAACCGTGCAAGGTAGCACCAACGGTTCATCGTTCACGGATATCGTGGGTTCTGCAGATTATGTATTTAATCCAACCGTTGGGGAGAACTCGGTTACCATCGATTTTCCTGCTGTCGAGACAAGGTACGTTCGCTTAAGCGTAACGGGCAATTCCGAGTGGCCGGCAGCTCAACTGTCGACATTTGAAATTTACGGTCCAGCCAGTGAGGGACCAACGCTACCTGGCCCCGATCCTGTGGATCCCCCAATCATCCCTACAGAGGGAAGCAACATCGCCATCGGTAAGTCGATTACTGCATCGTCCAGTACCTTATCCTTCGTAGCTGCGAATGCAAACGATAACAATATCAATTCGTACTGGGAAGGGGGCAGCAATCCAAGCTCACTGACGTTGGATCTCGGCTCCAATCATAAGATTACATCCATTGTACTTAAACTAAACCCGGATCCGGTCTGGAGCACCCGAACACAGACCATTCAAGTGCTTGGACATAACCAGGATACAACCACCTTCAGCAATCTGGTTTCCGCCCAATCATATACATTCAACCCGGCTTCAGGTAACACGGTGACCATTCCCGTTACAGCCACGGTTAAACGTCTGCAACTGAACATTACCACGAACTCGGGCGCTCCTGCCGGGCAAATTGCTGAATTTCAGGTAATCGGCACACCTGCACCTAATCCTGATCTGACGATTACAGGCATGTCCTGGTCTCCATCTTCTCCAGTGGAGAACAATGCCATCACCCTTAATGCCATCGTCAAAAACATTGGTTCCGCTGCTTCTCCAGCTTCTAGCGTCAACTTCTATCTAAACAATGAACTGGCGGGTTCCTCACCAGTAGCTGCTTTGCAAGCAGGGGCTTCGACTACGGTCTCGCTTAATGCTGGCAATAAAGCAGCTGCATCATATACGCTCAGTGCCAAGGTGGATGAGAATAACCAGATCATTGAAGAGAATGAGGGAAACAATAATTACACACACGCTTCTTCTTTGGTGGTTGCACCGATTACAAGTTCTGATCTGGTAGGCACGGTCTCTTGGAGTCCAGGAACCCCTACAGCAAACAGCACAGTAACATTTACAGTTAATCTGAAAAATCAAGGCAACATGGCCTCCGCAGGTGGTGCACACGGAGTTACAGTGGTTCTCAAGAACGCTGCCGGAGCAACACTTCAGACGTATAGTGGTTCCTATACCGGTACATTGGCACCTGGAGCTTCGGTCAATGTCAATGTAGGTACCTGGACTGCAGTAACTGGTAACTACAATGTGACAACTACCGTAGCAGTGGACAACAATGAAGCTCCGGTCAAACAAACGAATAACGTCGTTACAACAGGTTTGAACGTATATTCAGCTCGTGGTGCAAGCATGCCTTATACCCGGTATGATACGGATGATGCTACGCGTGGTGGCAGTGCCACACTGAAATCCGCACCAACCTTTGATCAGGCTCTTACGGCTTCGGAAGCCTCTGGCCAGCGCTATATCGCACTTCCTTCCAACGGTTCTTATGCTCAATGGACGGTTAGACAAGGGGAGGGAGGCGCAGGTGTAACCATGCGATTCACGATGCCGGATTCCACAGATGGCATGGGTCTTAACGGCGCACTTGACGTTTATGTTAACGGGACCAAGGCCAAAACGGTTCCTTTGACCTCCTACTACAATTGGCAGTACTTCTCCAGTGATCATCCGGGGGATACGCCAAGTGCAGGACGTCCGTTGTTCCGTTTTGATGAAGTGCACTGGAAACTGGATACACCTCTAAAAGCTGGAGATACCATTCGTATTCAGAAAAACAATGGAGATAACCTGGAATACGGTGTGGATTTCCTCGAAATCGAACCCGTTCAAGCGGTGATCCCGCGCCCGGCTAACTCTGTCTCTGTAACCGATTTTGGTGCGATTGCAAATGATGGAAAAGATGACCTTGCCGCATTCGAAGCGGCAGTCCAATCCGCGGTATCTACAGGCAAGACTCTATATATCCCTGAGGGCACGTTCCATCTGGGCAATATGTGGAAAATTGGTACGCCGACGAATATGATTAACAACCTCACCATTGTAGGTGCAGGCATCTGGCATACGAACATTCAGTTTACTAACCCTAATGCAGCCTCAGGCGGAATTTCTTTCCGTGTGCAGGGTAAGCTGGATTTCAGCAATATTTATATGAATTCCATGCTGCGTTCGCGCTATAACGAGAATGCAGTTTACAAAGGTTTTATGGACAATTTCGGTAAAAATTCAAAGGTTAGCAACGTATGGGTTGAGCACTTTGAATGTGGTTTCTGGGTAGGGGATTACGCCCACACACCTGCAATCATTGCCGATGGCCTAGTGATCGAGAACAGTCGTATTCGGAATAACCTTGCTGACGGTGTCAACTTTGCCCAAGGCACGAGCAATTCGACTGTACGCAACAGCAGTGTCCGCAACAATGGTGATGATGGTCTGGCCGTATGGACTAGCAACGTGAATGGTGCTCCTGCCGGTGTGAACAACACATTCTCGTTCAACACGATTGAGAATAACTGGCGCGCAGCAGGCATTGCATTTTTTGGTGGCAGTGGACATAAGGCAACCAACAACCTGATTGTTGACACGGTTGGCGGTTCGGCGATCCGGATGAACACTGTTTTCCCTGGATACCATTTCCAAGATAACACAGGTATTCTGTTCTCCGATACAACGATTATTAACAGCGGCACGAGTAAAGATCTGTACAATGGTGAACGCGGAGCTATTGATCTTGAAGCTTCCAATGATTCCATCAAGAACGTTACGTTTACCAATATTGACATCCTCAATACGCAGCGCAGTGCTGTTCAATTCGGATACGGCGGCGGTTTCCAGAATATTGTGTTTAATAACATCAACATTAATGGTACCGGTCTGGACGGAATTGAGACATCTAGGTTCACAACCCCACATAAAGGTGCAGCAATATACACTTATACCGGTAATGGTTCTGCCACATTCAATAATCTGACAACAAGCAACATTGCCAACCCTAATGTGAATCAGATTCAAAATGGCTTTAATTTGATCATTCAATAA
- the shc gene encoding squalene--hopene cyclase codes for MSHVLSAIDEEINRIMTSLLQQQQQDGSWHFCFENGTVIDAYVIILFRILEVPNEALIRELHDRILNEQQQDGCWKLYADEEDGNLSASVEAYYALLYSGYSQSTDEPIQRAKQYIQSKGGIGKVSSILTKAILAATGQMKWPLSISMIPLEILMFPTYFPINYFEFSGYSRVHLTPMLIMADLRFALTPPHAPDLSDLTDSRNVGDELTTPGYQEMQDDILSGSSRLIGNPRHIHDTARKKAEQFIIERIESDGTLYSYASSTILMIFALLALKYDKQHPLITKAITGLTAMQCRSSGGQTTIQNSPSTVWDTALITYALQEASLTDDHKAIQLAASYLLSRQQDKRADWSIHNPNTVPGGWGFSESNTINPDVDDTTAALRAIRSLSTTLPTFQESWNRGLNWVLSMQNKDGGWPAFEKNTNKEMLTWLAIDGAKSAATDPSEADLTGRTLEYLGNFAGLDTRLEWIKRGTKWLIRNQEKEGSWYGRWGVCYIYGTWAALTGLTAVGLPASHVTLQKGAQWLLSIQNSDGGWGESCQSDRLLHYVPLGESTPSQTAWALDALIAVQPKPTPEMNQGVLRLIASMHENDWRTSYPTGAGLPGNFYSHYHSYTYIWPLLTLSHYRSKYGVS; via the coding sequence ATGAGCCATGTACTGAGCGCAATTGATGAGGAAATAAATCGGATCATGACTTCCTTGCTTCAACAGCAGCAACAAGATGGTTCCTGGCATTTCTGTTTTGAGAACGGTACGGTAATTGATGCTTATGTCATCATTCTCTTTCGGATATTGGAAGTCCCGAATGAAGCGCTGATCCGGGAGTTGCATGATCGTATCCTTAACGAACAGCAACAGGATGGATGCTGGAAATTGTACGCCGATGAAGAGGATGGAAATTTATCCGCATCGGTTGAAGCGTACTACGCCCTGCTATACTCCGGGTACAGCCAGAGTACGGACGAGCCAATCCAGCGGGCCAAACAGTATATTCAGTCCAAAGGAGGTATTGGAAAAGTTAGCAGCATTTTGACCAAAGCCATTCTTGCCGCTACCGGACAAATGAAATGGCCTTTATCCATCTCTATGATCCCCCTGGAAATACTGATGTTCCCTACCTATTTTCCCATCAACTATTTTGAATTTTCCGGTTATTCCAGAGTTCACCTCACTCCCATGCTCATTATGGCCGACTTGCGCTTCGCTCTTACACCCCCCCATGCGCCCGATCTATCTGATCTGACCGACTCACGAAATGTTGGAGATGAGCTAACGACTCCGGGATATCAGGAAATGCAGGACGACATTCTAAGCGGGAGCAGCCGACTGATCGGTAACCCTCGCCACATCCACGACACTGCACGAAAAAAGGCAGAACAGTTCATAATAGAGCGGATTGAGTCTGATGGCACATTATACAGCTACGCCAGCAGTACAATTCTCATGATCTTTGCCCTATTGGCCCTAAAATACGATAAGCAGCATCCCCTGATTACAAAAGCCATAACCGGACTCACGGCAATGCAGTGCCGTTCTTCTGGAGGTCAAACAACGATTCAAAACTCCCCCTCTACCGTATGGGATACGGCCTTAATCACCTACGCATTGCAGGAGGCTTCTCTTACCGATGACCATAAGGCTATTCAACTCGCGGCCTCCTATTTGCTCTCCCGTCAGCAAGATAAAAGAGCCGACTGGAGCATCCATAATCCGAATACCGTCCCTGGAGGATGGGGATTTTCGGAGTCGAATACAATCAATCCAGACGTGGATGATACAACAGCAGCTTTACGGGCTATTCGAAGCTTGTCCACTACTCTTCCAACGTTTCAGGAATCCTGGAATCGTGGGCTGAATTGGGTCCTGTCCATGCAAAATAAAGACGGCGGCTGGCCGGCATTCGAAAAAAATACGAACAAGGAGATGCTCACCTGGCTCGCCATCGATGGTGCCAAATCTGCGGCTACAGACCCTTCAGAGGCTGACCTAACGGGACGTACCTTGGAGTACCTCGGAAACTTTGCCGGGCTTGATACCAGGCTTGAATGGATCAAACGTGGAACAAAATGGCTCATTCGAAACCAGGAGAAAGAAGGCTCATGGTACGGAAGATGGGGCGTATGTTATATCTACGGTACCTGGGCTGCATTAACCGGTCTTACGGCAGTTGGACTACCAGCAAGCCATGTTACATTGCAAAAAGGAGCGCAGTGGCTCTTAAGCATCCAGAACTCCGACGGTGGCTGGGGAGAATCCTGTCAAAGTGACCGACTCTTGCACTATGTGCCATTAGGGGAAAGTACTCCTTCCCAGACCGCTTGGGCACTTGACGCGCTCATTGCAGTTCAACCCAAGCCTACACCTGAGATGAATCAAGGCGTTCTACGGCTTATTGCATCAATGCACGAGAACGATTGGAGAACCTCATATCCCACAGGCGCAGGTCTTCCCGGGAACTTTTATTCCCATTATCACAGCTATACATATATTTGGCCTCTTCTCACGTTAAGTCACTACAGAAGCAAATATGGGGTATCTTAA
- a CDS encoding glycoside hydrolase family 30 protein, which yields MKIWKKSALVLLSTFLVTAGSYGSYMPKTAHAAGEQVEVWISTSDPNSEPAVGLRTDARLTKIASKNFSSNSGNADVTITVNENQTYQQMDGFGVSLTDASAWLMNYKLDNNKRAEVMERLFGNTGIGLSLLRQPIGSSDFAWAAYTYADTANDTSLSQFTIDRDKAYILPMVKAAIAKNPNIKVMGSPWSAPAWMKYSNNLNGGKLKAEHYGTYANYFKKYIEAYQAEGVPIYAVTLQNEPMYEPSHYPSMGMNVEDQTGFIGDYLGPTLRNAGINTKIIAFDHNFLNWTFPNQVITNLKNAGKGSYVSGSAFHHYDSGDGSTMTSMHNSHPDKEVWFTEGGFGNWNDPQNGTSSGFDNMMNEFINITRNWSKSIILWNAALDQKDGPALLSPNNTNKGMITIRNSDNRNDAPENNVTYHKQYYLLGHFSKFVVPNAYRIDSNTGSEVKNVAFRNPDGSKVVVAYNSSSSSKNVKIQWGSQSFVVTIPGKSAMTYKWNGNVS from the coding sequence ATGAAGATATGGAAAAAGAGTGCGTTAGTGTTGCTGTCCACTTTTCTGGTAACGGCGGGTTCATATGGTTCATATATGCCCAAGACTGCGCATGCAGCGGGTGAACAGGTGGAGGTATGGATTTCAACTTCAGACCCTAATTCTGAACCAGCAGTGGGGCTTAGAACAGATGCCAGACTCACCAAGATTGCATCAAAAAACTTCAGCAGCAACTCAGGCAATGCGGATGTTACCATTACGGTCAACGAAAACCAAACGTATCAGCAGATGGATGGTTTTGGGGTGTCATTAACGGATGCTTCCGCATGGCTCATGAACTACAAGCTGGATAATAATAAGCGCGCGGAAGTGATGGAGAGGCTGTTTGGCAACACAGGCATTGGACTTAGCTTATTGAGACAGCCGATCGGAAGCTCCGATTTTGCTTGGGCCGCCTATACCTATGCCGATACGGCAAATGATACTTCACTCAGCCAATTCACGATCGACCGGGACAAGGCTTACATACTGCCCATGGTCAAAGCGGCAATCGCCAAGAATCCCAATATCAAAGTAATGGGTTCCCCATGGAGTGCGCCTGCCTGGATGAAATATTCCAACAATCTGAACGGCGGCAAACTGAAAGCAGAACACTACGGAACATATGCGAATTATTTCAAAAAGTACATTGAAGCCTACCAGGCTGAAGGGGTACCCATCTATGCTGTTACGTTGCAAAACGAGCCAATGTACGAGCCATCCCATTATCCTTCCATGGGTATGAATGTAGAGGATCAGACGGGCTTTATCGGCGATTATCTTGGACCAACACTCCGCAATGCCGGAATCAACACCAAGATTATTGCATTCGACCATAACTTTCTGAACTGGACCTTCCCGAACCAGGTCATTACGAATCTGAAGAACGCAGGCAAGGGTAGTTACGTATCCGGGAGCGCATTCCACCATTATGACAGTGGGGACGGATCAACAATGACCTCCATGCATAACAGTCACCCGGACAAGGAAGTTTGGTTCACGGAGGGTGGTTTCGGCAACTGGAATGATCCGCAGAATGGTACCTCATCTGGTTTCGATAATATGATGAATGAGTTCATTAATATTACGAGAAACTGGTCCAAATCGATCATTCTCTGGAATGCTGCCCTGGATCAAAAAGACGGTCCAGCATTGCTATCACCGAACAACACGAACAAAGGCATGATTACAATCCGCAACTCGGACAACCGTAATGACGCACCTGAGAATAATGTCACATATCACAAACAATATTATTTGCTGGGTCACTTTAGTAAATTTGTAGTACCCAATGCATACCGCATTGACAGCAACACTGGATCTGAAGTCAAAAATGTGGCTTTCCGCAATCCGGACGGTTCCAAAGTGGTAGTTGCCTACAACTCTTCCAGCTCGTCGAAAAATGTGAAGATCCAATGGGGCAGCCAAAGCTTCGTTGTCACTATTCCAGGCAAGTCCGCTATGACGTATAAATGGAATGGAAATGTTTCTTAA
- a CDS encoding S-layer homology domain-containing protein: MKDINQRWVATILVAVMVIQSFWTFAGIGHAAASENLNTSNLAKNVVISHFYGGKKDDVLDVYGNDFVELYNPTAEPVSLNDWSIQFADNQKNNWKVAQLGTMTAQIPAFGYYLIALGSNGNVGEQLPQPDATEASFKLDNNNGKLVLLNTTQLLTANDPMADALQQHVVDFVGYNADAYWGSPAPQAGKQNTMQRLVFDPLNPEKSTKEAAFPNRGNNWDTRNNGNDFEKVKGAKARNSSTTSAYVILESNQRLEMQSASSVDPVHNKIVLNAFGGLVKQGPWSSDDFSVLGLPAGFTAEANANGDQIEVTITGDDTGNVVSDSLLTFEIHPGAWDQVHRPTSSLTVYQGSNTVTLAQFTPSNKIVATLDSSSSNIRMNSAKDLNTTIQLNLSAGVPVDGVLDSNAYSVTGLPEGDWSIQAEGRSSDRTITLSISGISTSAVMNSVMLNVTLMAEAVQDPDCLASEVISVPLLRYSQPLLADENRKHVVENSIIADNTGFNDPATKEYKYGSDAMGANEYTFLRGTHSLFKADLAAGLIPSPNSVIPGWNEKDILTYTQGDAHIQNVGTFNDSTNQMVFSLNDVDSSGIGSFYDDLIRFVTSIYVVKYEKDSSAITNLQDADFRDVSRTFLDTYKDTLMEINSEISPKNTKLTKSNVTPYTKEVMDKVSKVSYEEALQKLLGKRALDGKLNIAGNSDKFEAATDAEKSSLQDAWEAYKLQVRSNFLNLSDDEFDAYFKIKDIVRRIHQGIGSIGVERYNVLIEGASEANTDDILLDVKEQTRDANLSKDAYLKTSVDPDSYLGVLEAMNRSYLIKEVSPFKGDYTDKPFKNKQELEQYLVDAAKAYAYASSRLDKVSDELNYRFEERFVTNIVPIWDDLQNFILNAAEDYSHQVAADFALVKEDMRTGKLIDVSTLDNLSVDQGSLTPAFNPAITAYTLNVEQATDSISITAKATDSQATLSAKGEPYANGINQSFGLSVGKNVIPITVQARNGSSKTYSITVVRAGDSTSVPPTSSTPSTPTGGTNGDQTGTNANSGTISVNGGSLSLGGVKINVPAGAMESSIVISVNIVSQTLNLFTDSTLKLLGDVYEITASKSGNFSKPVTVTLPFDKNKVDFDKLIVGLYWFNEQAQKWVSLDNMKVDQMNGTVSGTINHFTKFAVLVSDKTVTQAPEGTKNFTDLVGHWASGSIMDLVELGVIQGYPDNSFRPDKKITRAEFVTLIIKALHLQGFADKGFADTTTHWAQDAISTAAGLGIVNGYSDDTFGPDELVTREQMATMVVRAAQIADSDSNISFSDGAEISGWARSALAAAITNGLVNGYPDGTLKPKGNTTRAEAAGLIERTIQLTKQFTK; this comes from the coding sequence TTGAAAGACATCAATCAACGCTGGGTAGCGACGATCCTTGTGGCAGTAATGGTTATCCAATCATTCTGGACATTTGCAGGAATCGGACATGCTGCAGCATCAGAAAACCTTAACACCAGCAATTTAGCGAAAAACGTGGTGATCAGCCATTTTTATGGAGGCAAAAAAGACGACGTACTCGACGTGTACGGCAACGACTTTGTAGAACTATATAATCCGACAGCAGAACCTGTTTCGCTGAACGACTGGTCTATACAATTTGCTGATAACCAAAAGAATAACTGGAAAGTAGCTCAGCTAGGGACAATGACTGCCCAGATTCCGGCATTTGGTTATTATCTGATTGCGCTTGGCAGCAATGGTAATGTCGGGGAGCAGCTTCCACAGCCGGATGCGACTGAAGCTTCATTTAAACTAGATAACAACAATGGAAAGCTGGTTTTGTTGAATACGACACAACTGTTGACGGCCAATGATCCGATGGCTGACGCTTTACAGCAACATGTGGTTGATTTTGTTGGATATAATGCAGATGCTTATTGGGGAAGTCCGGCTCCACAAGCTGGCAAACAAAACACCATGCAACGATTGGTGTTCGATCCGCTAAATCCGGAGAAATCCACTAAAGAAGCTGCGTTTCCGAATCGCGGAAACAACTGGGACACTCGGAATAACGGAAATGACTTTGAGAAGGTCAAAGGGGCGAAGGCTCGCAATTCAAGCACAACTTCCGCCTATGTCATTCTGGAAAGTAATCAAAGGTTAGAAATGCAATCGGCTTCGAGCGTAGATCCTGTACATAACAAGATTGTGTTGAATGCATTTGGAGGCTTGGTAAAGCAGGGACCATGGTCATCCGATGACTTCAGTGTGCTCGGCCTCCCGGCAGGATTCACTGCTGAAGCCAATGCGAACGGAGATCAGATCGAAGTGACCATAACTGGAGACGATACCGGGAATGTGGTTTCAGACAGTCTTCTGACATTTGAGATTCATCCTGGTGCGTGGGATCAAGTACACAGACCAACCTCATCCTTAACGGTGTATCAAGGAAGCAACACCGTAACTTTGGCTCAATTCACACCATCCAATAAGATTGTAGCAACATTGGACTCCTCATCGTCCAACATTCGTATGAACAGCGCGAAGGACTTAAATACCACGATCCAACTCAATCTTAGCGCCGGCGTTCCCGTGGATGGGGTATTGGACTCGAATGCTTACAGTGTGACGGGCCTTCCTGAGGGAGACTGGAGTATCCAGGCTGAGGGCCGAAGCAGTGATCGTACAATTACGCTATCCATTTCGGGTATATCCACTTCTGCTGTCATGAACTCCGTCATGTTGAATGTGACGTTAATGGCTGAGGCTGTGCAGGATCCGGACTGCCTGGCTTCGGAAGTGATCAGCGTCCCCCTGCTTCGGTACAGTCAACCACTTCTTGCTGATGAGAATCGCAAACATGTCGTTGAAAACAGCATCATAGCGGACAATACAGGTTTTAATGACCCTGCCACTAAAGAATATAAATATGGAAGTGACGCCATGGGAGCGAATGAATATACCTTCCTGCGTGGTACACATTCCTTATTCAAGGCTGATCTGGCAGCGGGTCTTATTCCTTCACCGAATTCGGTCATTCCAGGCTGGAATGAGAAGGACATCCTTACGTACACGCAAGGCGATGCCCATATTCAGAATGTGGGAACTTTTAACGACAGTACTAATCAAATGGTGTTCAGCTTGAACGATGTGGATTCTTCCGGCATCGGCAGCTTTTATGATGATCTGATTCGCTTTGTTACAAGTATTTATGTAGTCAAATACGAAAAAGACAGCTCTGCGATTACCAATCTGCAGGACGCCGATTTCCGGGACGTATCTCGTACTTTTCTAGATACCTATAAGGATACTCTGATGGAGATTAATAGCGAGATAAGCCCCAAAAACACTAAGTTGACCAAAAGCAATGTAACTCCATATACGAAAGAGGTCATGGACAAAGTCTCCAAAGTGTCTTATGAGGAAGCATTGCAAAAGTTGCTCGGGAAGCGGGCACTTGATGGAAAATTAAACATTGCCGGCAACTCCGATAAGTTTGAAGCCGCTACAGATGCGGAGAAATCTTCCCTGCAAGACGCTTGGGAAGCATACAAATTGCAAGTCAGAAGCAATTTCCTCAATCTGAGCGATGATGAATTCGATGCCTATTTTAAGATAAAGGATATTGTACGCCGCATTCATCAGGGAATTGGCAGCATTGGGGTTGAACGCTACAATGTGTTAATCGAAGGAGCAAGTGAGGCCAATACGGATGATATTCTGCTCGACGTGAAAGAGCAGACCCGGGACGCCAATTTATCGAAAGATGCTTATCTTAAAACTTCAGTTGATCCCGATTCTTATCTGGGTGTACTCGAAGCAATGAATCGCTCGTATCTGATCAAGGAAGTCTCACCTTTTAAAGGGGATTACACGGATAAGCCGTTTAAGAACAAGCAAGAGCTGGAGCAGTATTTGGTCGATGCAGCCAAGGCTTACGCTTATGCAAGCTCGCGCTTGGACAAGGTATCCGATGAGTTGAACTACCGTTTTGAGGAACGTTTTGTAACAAATATCGTACCCATCTGGGATGATTTGCAGAACTTTATTCTTAATGCAGCGGAGGATTACTCCCACCAGGTCGCAGCAGATTTTGCGCTTGTAAAGGAAGATATGCGAACAGGGAAGCTGATTGACGTTTCCACATTGGATAATTTATCTGTTGATCAAGGCTCCTTGACTCCAGCATTCAATCCTGCAATTACGGCGTATACTCTGAATGTTGAACAAGCAACAGACTCCATCAGTATTACGGCGAAGGCTACGGATAGCCAAGCTACTTTGTCTGCTAAAGGTGAACCCTATGCAAACGGAATAAATCAATCTTTTGGGTTGTCTGTTGGAAAAAATGTAATTCCAATTACGGTGCAAGCACGTAATGGATCAAGCAAGACTTACAGTATAACTGTCGTCAGAGCCGGAGATTCCACCTCGGTTCCACCAACGTCTTCGACTCCTTCAACTCCAACTGGAGGAACGAATGGTGATCAAACGGGTACCAATGCCAACAGTGGAACGATTAGTGTTAATGGTGGATCGTTGAGCTTGGGCGGGGTCAAAATCAATGTGCCAGCCGGAGCGATGGAAAGCAGCATCGTCATTTCCGTAAATATAGTAAGCCAAACGTTGAATCTGTTTACCGATTCCACATTGAAACTGCTCGGAGATGTCTATGAGATTACTGCAAGCAAGAGCGGGAATTTCAGCAAACCGGTAACTGTCACCTTGCCATTCGACAAGAACAAGGTGGACTTTGACAAATTAATAGTGGGATTGTATTGGTTCAACGAGCAGGCCCAAAAGTGGGTTTCACTCGATAATATGAAAGTGGATCAAATGAATGGAACGGTATCAGGAACCATAAATCATTTTACCAAGTTTGCTGTTCTGGTATCCGATAAGACCGTAACGCAAGCTCCGGAAGGAACCAAGAATTTCACGGATCTCGTAGGACATTGGGCTTCCGGCAGTATTATGGATTTGGTTGAACTCGGTGTGATCCAGGGTTATCCGGATAACAGTTTCAGACCGGATAAAAAAATTACCAGAGCCGAATTTGTTACTCTTATAATTAAGGCTTTACATCTGCAAGGCTTTGCTGACAAAGGATTTGCGGATACTACGACGCATTGGGCGCAAGACGCAATTTCCACTGCGGCAGGTCTGGGCATTGTAAATGGATATAGTGATGACACCTTTGGTCCAGATGAATTGGTGACCCGTGAGCAAATGGCGACAATGGTCGTTCGTGCAGCGCAGATCGCTGATTCAGACAGTAATATCAGCTTCTCCGACGGCGCTGAAATATCCGGTTGGGCACGTTCAGCACTTGCTGCCGCCATTACTAATGGGCTTGTTAACGGTTATCCAGACGGAACATTGAAGCCAAAAGGGAATACAACTCGCGCAGAAGCCGCTGGACTCATCGAAAGAACTATTCAATTGACAAAACAATTCACAAAATAA